The genomic segment aaaaaaaaaaaaaaaaaaaaaaaaagactattttttttaaagtacatatGCACACTCACCTATAAATGATATAGCCTCTGGGAAGAACTGGGACAGATTTTGACTCCAGTGGTCCGAAATGGGGATCTGTTTATACCTGAAGCGTCCGTCATGTTCGAACATGTTGGGGAGATTGGGTGTGACGTTCAGGATGTACTTGATGTTGTACTGGCCCAGCACATCGAGATTGGTCGAGTCTTTGGCACAGCCGAGGTAAAGGTAAGGAAGGATCTGGACTGGGAAGGCAGGCTGATTGCTGGGGAGGGGGCTCTCCTCCGACTCCGTGGCACTGCTGGGTTCTCGGTCATATTCCCCGTCCGAACAGTCTGAGCTTATTCGCAAATTTCCAAAACCCAGAAAGGAGAGCGGAGGAGAGGAGCTCGGACAGGAGCTGTCGAGGAGCGTCTCGCAGTGTTCTGGGGACTCGGTGTGGAATTTTACAAAGCCACCTGGAGGAGAGCCAAAACAACACACATGAGAACAAAATCTGCTTCGTGGTTCGTGGTTCATCGAATCAAGAAAATATATCAACTTGGTGAATTTAGAGGTGACGTCGGAGTGAAGTGGCGTAGTACGCAAGTGGATCCGCTTCCCCTCGCAGACCATTCATGAAATGCATTCCTGCTCTCGCGCAGCAAAACACAGCGTGGCCATTTTGGAATTTTAATTGAGAATCTCATGGCACACGCAAAACTTTGGAacctacaaacaagcacacATGAAACACTTGGCGTATTTTGAGGGGACTGGTAGAACCACGAACAATATACATCATTTAGAGAAAGAGAAGTCGCCTTTGAAAAAGTTCCAAAGCTTGAAAATCAAACTTTTTGTCGTTGACGTCGGACACAATAAGCAGCAAAGAAATGAGCCGTCGTGTTAATGACTTCTTACTGCCGGCGCACACTTAGTTTGGTTCGAGATTGATGCGCGTTTGCGTGAACACGTTTAACACGAGTGAACGTTGCACGGCAGGGCACGGCACCgtgcatacagtacagtacagccaGCTAGAGAGAGCGACATGTTCGCCGACGCGGACTAAAACGTATTTGGACACATACCTTCCAGGTAGTACGCTTTACAGCCATCTTCCCACAGTTTTTGAAGAAGCAAAGCCAAAACGGACGACGGTGCTCCGCTGTCCGGCCAGCTGACGGTGCTCTCGTCGTACAGGATCACCGTGTCCGTTCGACATCGCCGCGTGAAATTCTCTTTGTCCTCGTGGTTGGGGATGATGGTCCGAATGGGGATGTTGCCCTTCTTGAACCTGCGGAGCATCAGGCCCGGGATGACGACGCTGATGGCGCCCTCGATGTGAGACGACTCGTACAGTTCGTGTGCGCGGCAGTCAAGCAGGAGCACAGAAGCGGCACCGGACTCCAACTCCACTTGCAGCCATTCCACGCTCTTACTCGGCGTCACACGAGTCATATCGCGCTTGGTGTCGAGCTCGGGTCCCAACGGTGGCTTGCTTTCGACGTGCTCGCTACATTTTAGCCGCAAACAGGAGCCCCGCGGCCGCGGCGACGAGCGTTGGGCTTGCGGAGagcttttcccctttttttccgCTTCGCCCTTCCCATCAAGCGGGGAGAGTGAGCACCGACGGCGAGGCGACTCCGCGTTGACGTACGATATCCACCTTGAAATgtgtttatgttgttgttgttgttgttgttgttgttgttttcaaggcaaacccatttttttgtcaactaCAGCTCCTCCGCATCGTAGCGCACTCGGGCATTGTCATTCCGATG from the Phycodurus eques isolate BA_2022a chromosome 1, UOR_Pequ_1.1, whole genome shotgun sequence genome contains:
- the LOC133409272 gene encoding dual specificity protein phosphatase 7-like produces the protein MTRVTPSKSVEWLQVELESGAASVLLLDCRAHELYESSHIEGAISVVIPGLMLRRFKKGNIPIRTIIPNHEDKENFTRRCRTDTVILYDESTVSWPDSGAPSSVLALLLQKLWEDGCKAYYLEGGFVKFHTESPEHCETLLDSSCPSSSPPLSFLGFGNLRISSDCSDGEYDREPSSATESEESPLPSNQPAFPVQILPYLYLGCAKDSTNLDVLGQYNIKYILNVTPNLPNMFEHDGRFRYKQIPISDHWSQNLSQFFPEAISFIDEARSKQCGILVHCLAGISRSVTVTVAYLMQRLNLSLNDAYDFVKRKKSNISPNFNFMGQLLDFERTLGLHSPCDNRSTNEQQLFFTTPTNHNVFQLDTLDST